CGCATGGCCGGCTGGGATGAGGAAGGCCGGCCGACCCGCGGCAAGCTGGAAGAGCTGGGCCTGGAATGGGTGGCGGAGATGCTCTACGGCAAGGCATGAGCCGGCGTCTTCACAGGCGGTGCTACGGCGGGCTGTTGTCAGCCCGCCGTTTTTGTTATATCGGGAACCGCGTGTCCTGTTCGGACGTCTATTGTCAGACAGTTGCGCGGATGTGGTTGCGCGACGAACACCGCTGTGCTATCATGGACATGAACGTTGGTGGAACAGGAGGCTTGCAGCAAGGTGCAGGTCAATAAGCTCTCAGCCATAGCTTTTGTGCTGGTTCTGCTGTTCGTGATGGTCGCCGGCTTTGTCATCTATACCAACGTCCGGCAGGAGCTTCTGCGGCCGCCGGCACCACCGGCGCCGGCCGAGACTCTGGCTGAACTTACCCCTGCACCGCAATCCCTTCCGCCGACTGCGACGCCGACCTTGACCCCGCCGGCTATCCCTGTGCCCACTATCATCATGACCCTGCCGGCGGTCACCGCCCAGCCCACGATCCAGGTGGCGACGCCGACGCCGTGGCTGGTTCCCACACGTACACCGACGCCGGCGGATATCACCCCCGTCCTCACCCCTCTGGCCCCTTCTTCCACGCCCACCCAGCCGGGCCGCTATGCGTTCTATCTGGAAGAGGAGGTCGGGCATGACCTGAGCGCCGGCTGTATGGCGCAGTATATCCGCGGGGAAGTACGGGACCGCGCCGGCCATCCCCTGGAGGGCGTGCGCATCCGGGTCTATGACATCTGGGGCAACGAGGCGTACAGCACTTCCAAGGGTGGAGTGGACATCGGCAAGTGGGATGTCGTCCTCGGCCCGACCCCGAACATCTGGCATGTGGTGGTCGTGGACAATGCCGGCCAGCCGCTCAGCCCCGTGGCGGTGGTCCCGCATCATCAGGAAGGCCCCTTCCAGGACGCCTGCGTCCACATTGTCAACTGGCGCCGCGCCTGGTAATTTCCCGCGCCCGCACGCTGTATCCCCGTTGGTTGCCCTTTTCACAAATTTGTGTATAATGTATCCATCATCTATCCCTGGTCCTATCTGTGCGGAGGGCGGCATGTTGGGCGAAGAGGCCATTCGGGAGAAAGTGGAGCTGGCCGGCAGGAAGGCGCTGGAATACAAGGAGAAAGGCTTTCACTGCAGTGAGTCGGTGTTCCTGGCGATCAATGAGGCACTGCAGATCACGGACCCCAGGATGGTGAAGGCGGTCACCGGGTTTCACGGCGGCGGGGGGAGCCATCGGTTGGACCCGAACGTGGACATGACCAAACTGCTGGCCGGCGTGGCGGCCGGCTACCAGGAGGTGGGAGATGACGGCGTGCCCATCGTCCAGGTGCGCCATCTCTGCGGGGCACTGGCGGCCTGCATCATGTGCACCAGCCTGCTCTACGGCCGCACTTCACCTGATGATGATCTGACCTGTGTGGATGAGCTGTGTTATGAGCTTCACCGCCGCTTCCAGGAGGAGTTAGGGCACAACGAGTGCAAGTTCCTGCGGGAGATCTGGGTGCCGAAGACGCCTGATGGCTCATGCTCCCATATTTACCGCACTGGCGCCCAGATTGGCGTGGATGTCATCCTGCATGCGCCGCAGTTGGTGCGGGAGTGCCGGCCGCGCCACGAGATCGCGCCGGAGTCCATCCCCTGCGCCGCGCGCGAAGCGGTTCCCGGGCGCTAGGCTATCCGCCCGAGATGGGGGCGGTGATGATCACCGTGGAACCGTCCGGCACGGGGGTCTCCGTCCCCTGCAGAAGACGAGCGTTCTGTCCGTTGATGAGCACGACGTAATCCGGCCTCAGATCCCCGTGCTCGTCGAGCAAGATGTCGGCAAGCGAGGCGCTGTCCCCCGACAGCGCCTCGATCAATTCCCGCAGGGTGGGGGCTTCCCCGCCGGCGGGTTGGTACTCCAGCCGGCCAGGAAGCGCTGACTGTATAACCCCCATCAGCAGAACCGTGATCGCCATTTCTCTACCCGCGGCTGGACTCATCCTTGCCGGCATAG
The Anaerolineae bacterium DNA segment above includes these coding regions:
- a CDS encoding C_GCAxxG_C_C family protein, whose product is MLGEEAIREKVELAGRKALEYKEKGFHCSESVFLAINEALQITDPRMVKAVTGFHGGGGSHRLDPNVDMTKLLAGVAAGYQEVGDDGVPIVQVRHLCGALAACIMCTSLLYGRTSPDDDLTCVDELCYELHRRFQEELGHNECKFLREIWVPKTPDGSCSHIYRTGAQIGVDVILHAPQLVRECRPRHEIAPESIPCAAREAVPGR
- a CDS encoding MoaD/ThiS family protein yields the protein MAITVLLMGVIQSALPGRLEYQPAGGEAPTLRELIEALSGDSASLADILLDEHGDLRPDYVVLINGQNARLLQGTETPVPDGSTVIITAPISGG